The nucleotide window CTTTGGCCAGCAATTGCCGGGTAGTATTTACGAGGGACTCTGGTTGGAAAGTAAAAGCATTCTCAAAACTGATCCGGTATTTGTTCGCTCCGATCTTTTGCACCGGGAGCACTCTCGACACACTATCGCCCGACTGTAAAAGTATTTCATGTCCGACCCGGCGCAACAGAACTTCTCTTCTGGCTATATCAAAATTGTTGCTGCCGGCCATTGTAAAAGCCAGACAGATTACAGCGATCAATGAAACGAATATCGATCCAAACAGGTACTTGCGTTTCCGGGGAAGGAGGTTTCGGCTATATAACATAGCATTTACAATTTATTTACAAAGGTTACATTTTTATTTACAATCCTGATTCAGAAGCAGAAAAACAGGAAGTTAATTTCGTCGAAATCAATTTTATAAGACATGAAAAATAAAAAAAGAGCCTTAAGCAGATCTGGTAATTGTACACTATTATTCATCAATATAATTTCTGTTATATGAACAAGATGCGATCAATAGCCGGCCTGGTTTTAATGATTACTCCCTGGGTTTTGGGTTGCAGGGGACCTGTAAAAGAGGAGAATAAACATACTATACTGAACCCTGTATTTACGGGGCAGGAATACACTATAGATACAAGCGAGAGCGTGGTGACATGGAAGGGGTCAATGCTGGGTGGCGCAAATAGCCACACAGGATTTATCTATATATCAAAAGGAGCGCTGATGATCCGGGATGGTCAACTGAATGGAGGACGCGCTGAAGTTGATATGAATACAATCGAAGATGAAAACCATGGACGTAATAACGGATTGGTTGACCACCTGAAGCATCCTGATTTTTTTGATGTTAAGCGGTTCCCTGTTTCTTCAATCGAAATTACCAGGGCAGCGCCTGGAATGGGCAGGGATGTAAAAATTACAGGAAACCTGACTATTAAAGGAGTCACCAATACAGTTACTTTCCCGGCCAGGGTGGAAGTGAAGGACGGTATTGTTAAAGCCAATAGCAAGCTGGTTATTGATCGGACCCGGTGGAATGTGTTGTACAAATCAGGAAAGTTCTATGATCTTTTGGCAGATCAAATCATGGCTGATTCCATCGAATTCCACATTAAGATAGTAGCAAAAGGTAAATAGTGAATCCTCTTTATAATTGGTACAGGATACGCCGTCAGTGATTTCAAAAAATCCCGTTTTAATTATTCCTCCTGTCCAGTCCCCAGATCAATTTGGTTTGAATGGTATGGAGGAAGTTATTTTCGCTTAATCGCAAGAGGTTAATAGAGAATTTTTCCTTGCGTACCGCCAGGGATACGTTTTTGGAAATGATCTCTTTTCGGGAGTCGAGGGCGCAAATGATCTCATCGGAGCGGCTTTCTATTTCAAATGAAATGATGCTGTTATCATTCACTACCAGAGATCTTACATTGAGGTGATGTGGCGCCACCGGCGTAATGGTAAAGTTTTCTGAATCGGGGAAAACAATCGGACCGCCACAGCTTAAGGAGTAGCCGGTTGATCCTGTAGGGGTGGAAACAATCAGCCCGTCGGCCCAGTAAGTATTTAAAAGTTCGCCGTTAATGAAAGTATGGATCTTTAGCATCGAAGCGGTATCCCTTTTATGGATCGCAAATTCGTTGAGACCAAAGGGCATGTCGCCAAATAAAGGCATATCTGCATCTACATGAACCAGCGAGCGTTTTTCGCTGATATACGTTCTTAATGCCAATGCCTTGATAGCAAGGGTTAGATTCTCACGGCCAATACTCGATAAAAATCCCAGCCTGCCAAAGTTGATGCCCATAATGGAAATGGGCTTGTCTTTGATCAGCGTTATAGTATCTAATAAAGTACCATCTCCCCCCAATCCAATTATGAATTCCACATCCTTATCTAATTCCTCGGCGCTGTTAAATACGGGTGTATGATCAGAGAGGTTTAAATGAGGCCTCAGGCTGTTAAAAAGCGGTCCGTAAACCACGTATTTGAGCCGGTAGTTTTTTAACTCCTCAAAAAAGGTTTTTACGTCTGCATAAGATTCTGCATCAATTCCACGGCTGTATACGGCTACCTTCATGTTGCTTAGTATAATGTCTTCTTGTGTAAATATAGACCGTTTTCTCCTAACTGGTTAAAGGAGAACTCCAGCTTCAGCGTAAAATCGTAGTCTGTAAAAATATCAAGGCCAAAACCTCCGCCGTAAAGCATGCGGTTGGGCAGGCTATTGCCCCAACGTTGCGGATTATGTACATAGCCGGTATTGCCGTATACTTTACCATAAATCTTCAGGGGGATCAATGTAGATGTATACTTCTTAAGTATGGGCAGATTGATACTGAAATTGGCTAATTGTTTGGAAAGGGTTGCGTTTAAAATAACGCCTGCAACACCATCGATCACATAATTTTCATACCCCCGTAAGGTCATGTCTCCGTATCCCAGCAACTGCGAATTGATATAGGGTTGCTTAAATGGTAGTTTTACCGAGCCCAGTGCAGAAACGCTGTAAAACATTTTATCATTAATGTGCCAGCTGCCCTGTCCCTTGGCGCTCAGCTGCCAAACATTCATTTTGCTGTTAAAGCCATCTTTGGAGATCATTACCTCACCTGCATAGCCCTGTGTAGGATAGGGAATATAATCCAGGTTCTGGTAAACCATTTTATAGTAGATCCGCGGATATTTAACACTGGACGCGCCATGGTTCATGAAGTTGGGATTCTTGATAATGACTGAATCTGATACCCTTAGCGTATTGTACCCTAAACCAAAATAATGGCGTGTAAAGAAGGCAGGCCTGTAGGAAAACTCAGCGGTTCCTTCGAAAAAGTTTTTAGGATAATCATCACGTTCGTTATGAAATTCCTGCCGGTTATTGAGGGTGATGTGGTTTATTTCATGAGTTTTACCCAGCGCAAGGCTCATGTTGAGACCCCATTTCATGCTTTTGTCAATATAGGGGCGGTTGTAACTTAATAGAAGTTGTTTGGTATAGCCGGTAACAAAGTAAAATCTCAACTTGTCATTATTGCCACTTGCATTATCATACATAAGCTTAACGCCATAATCAACGCGCGAAACACTGGCTCCTCTTTTAAACAACCACTCATTCAGATTGCGGTCTACCGGTTTTAAATGGGGTAATGGCAATAAATACCATCTTTCCTTTACTTTTATTTTAACATCCAGATAAGGCCCCTCCACAGTAACAACCCCGATACTGAAATCTTTGATAAGAAAAAGCGAGAGATTGAGTAGTTGTGTTTTCCCGCGCGAAAAAAGATCTGGTAAATCTTTTATTTTAACAATATCTTCTTCTTTAAAGGGCAATTCCCTTAGCATAATCGCCCTGCGGGTTATTTTATTGCCTTCAATATATATATGCCGTATTATGAATGTGCTTTCTTCCGGCGGAACAGGAATTGAATCGGGCCAGTAATCACCAGGTGCAACAGGCGAGGGAGATTTTTTCGTGGAGTCTACCTTTAAAGTGGCGCTGTCTATCTGTGCGATTGCAGCCAGGCTATTGCCTAGCAGAAGAAGTAGCCACAATACATATTTTTTTAACCAAGGCATGCTTGCATCACAAAGGGTTCGGGTTGTATTTAGGCGGCGTACTAGACATTAAGGTAGC belongs to Niabella yanshanensis and includes:
- a CDS encoding NAD kinase, yielding MKVAVYSRGIDAESYADVKTFFEELKNYRLKYVVYGPLFNSLRPHLNLSDHTPVFNSAEELDKDVEFIIGLGGDGTLLDTITLIKDKPISIMGINFGRLGFLSSIGRENLTLAIKALALRTYISEKRSLVHVDADMPLFGDMPFGLNEFAIHKRDTASMLKIHTFINGELLNTYWADGLIVSTPTGSTGYSLSCGGPIVFPDSENFTITPVAPHHLNVRSLVVNDNSIISFEIESRSDEIICALDSRKEIISKNVSLAVRKEKFSINLLRLSENNFLHTIQTKLIWGLDRRNN
- a CDS encoding YceI family protein — translated: MNKMRSIAGLVLMITPWVLGCRGPVKEENKHTILNPVFTGQEYTIDTSESVVTWKGSMLGGANSHTGFIYISKGALMIRDGQLNGGRAEVDMNTIEDENHGRNNGLVDHLKHPDFFDVKRFPVSSIEITRAAPGMGRDVKITGNLTIKGVTNTVTFPARVEVKDGIVKANSKLVIDRTRWNVLYKSGKFYDLLADQIMADSIEFHIKIVAKGK
- a CDS encoding BamA/TamA family outer membrane protein; translated protein: MWLLLLLGNSLAAIAQIDSATLKVDSTKKSPSPVAPGDYWPDSIPVPPEESTFIIRHIYIEGNKITRRAIMLRELPFKEEDIVKIKDLPDLFSRGKTQLLNLSLFLIKDFSIGVVTVEGPYLDVKIKVKERWYLLPLPHLKPVDRNLNEWLFKRGASVSRVDYGVKLMYDNASGNNDKLRFYFVTGYTKQLLLSYNRPYIDKSMKWGLNMSLALGKTHEINHITLNNRQEFHNERDDYPKNFFEGTAEFSYRPAFFTRHYFGLGYNTLRVSDSVIIKNPNFMNHGASSVKYPRIYYKMVYQNLDYIPYPTQGYAGEVMISKDGFNSKMNVWQLSAKGQGSWHINDKMFYSVSALGSVKLPFKQPYINSQLLGYGDMTLRGYENYVIDGVAGVILNATLSKQLANFSINLPILKKYTSTLIPLKIYGKVYGNTGYVHNPQRWGNSLPNRMLYGGGFGLDIFTDYDFTLKLEFSFNQLGENGLYLHKKTLY